One Aegilops tauschii subsp. strangulata cultivar AL8/78 chromosome 2, Aet v6.0, whole genome shotgun sequence genomic window, TTTGCGAGCGCCTCCTTGATGGTCTTGAAGTCGCCGCTGCCGTCAGCGGCGACGGTGACGTTGGGCTTGAACTCGGGCGCGGAGGGCTCGGCCTCCAGCAGCCGCCTCTTGCCGTCGTTCATCCAGTAAGGCATGCCGTCCTCCTCCCCTAGCAGCCTCCTCCCGATGTTGAGGCTGCCGAGCGACGCCGAGAACTGGTCGACCACGGCGAGGATGTCCTCCGTGAGCTCCTGGGAGGCGTTGAGCGCGCCGCGCATCTTGGCGGCGGCGTCGGTGGTGGTGTTGGCGAAGCCGTCGAGGCAGGTCTCCTGGTAGGTGAGCGCGGCGCTGAGCCAGGTCTTGAGGTCGGCGGCGGCCTTGTTGAAGTCGGTCATCTCGAAGCCGCCGAGGCGGTCGAAGGTGGTCTTGAGGTCCTCGATGGCGTACTCCAGCAGCTCCTTGCAGTTCTCGAGGGCCCCCGACGTGCGCGGGTCGCTCTTGAGCTCCTCCAGGGTGGCCGACTCGCTGATGGCCTTCCTGATCTTCTCCGAGGTCACCTCGAAGATGGCCTTGGCGAGCTCCGTCGGCGATGTGGCGTTGCCGCCCACCTTGGTCAGCTCCGCCTCGCACGTCTCCTTGTAGTCCATGGGCTGGCAGAAGGCCTTGACGGACTTGACGGAGGTGGTGAGCTCCCCATCGCCCTTGTCGCCGCCGTTGCCCTTGAAGGACACGACGCACACGGCGGCGACGACCGCCACCACCAGGACGGTCGACGCGCCGATGATCGCACCTTTACTCATGGTGTCGGGGCGGGTGGAGTCCGGCCAGGTCCCTGTACTGGAAAGCGCGGAGAGACGCAGGAGACAGCTTTTAACGAGCGGCGACCTAGCCGGCGAGGTAAAGAAATGGATGGACCGACGACGCCGGAGCTGGGAAGGCGGCGAGGTGTACGGAGAGTCGCACGACGAAAATAGATGGTCGGCTCCGCCCCTCGGGTACACGCAACCGCAAGCATGCATGTGCCGAAGTGTCACGTGTGCATGGGGTAGGTGGTTATCTACACTCACTCGGATACACCAAATCCGACCTCTTAAATGCCTACATACGCGTGGGCGGACAATGACCGATCGTACCTCAGATAATCTCATTCATAACCGAACACCTCAATTAAGAAACCACAAATTCATAAAATTACATGCAACATGAAATCTAATCTAAACGGAGCTCATCCAGCTCCGCCGTGTCCATGTCCGgcggccggctgcgcccctcgaAGTGTTTCTTTGGTCGCTGGTGAGGTAGAGTGGGACACGGGACACGCATCGGCTTATGGGACTCGAGGCGCCGCCGTCTTTCATGCCCTACTCTTCCTCGTCGGAGCTTATCGCATGCACGTTACCGGTGGATATGAGGTCAACAACGAATCCGTCGTTGTCGGAGGCCACGTCCACCAGGACGCGGTTGCGGTGCTCGGGGTTGCAGGCCATCATTCTCGGGCCGGAGAGGGCGACTCCTCCTCACCGACGTCTTCCGCGAGGGCTGCCGTGGCCTCCCTCAGCCTCTATCTCGCACGGCGGACACGCCACGCCATACCCTCAGCGGATGGGCCACAGATGGCCTCGTCGTCAGCGACGATGCGCCAACGAAGGGGTTGCGCATCTGCCATGGCGTTCAGATGCCAAATTGAGCGCACCACCTCTAGCGAGGCAACGACGACCTGCCTCGTGCCGGATCCACACACCATTTGGGTGGACAGGATGGATTCGCGACGGATCGAGTCCGACCGCTGTTGGGCATTCTCCTCGGCGGCACGGCAGAGTGCAATGCGGATGGTCATCTCCACCTCGGTGTTGACTGAGAGATGAGGTCCCAGTTCACGAATCAACTGACAAAGGACTTGGATCCGCTGCCCGCCATGCCGAAGAAGGCCGGAGATCGCCGGACGGGAGCTTGGATGGAGGAGTGGACTGGAGGACAGTGGAGCGAAGTGGCTAAGGTTTGGTCCGGGGAGCGGATGAGAACGAATATATTTGGGTCGGGATGGGTCAGCATGGGCCGGATCCGACGTGGGGGGCGTGTTCGGTCGTTTCCGGTCCTCCTATATGCCCCGAGTTTGGGCTGGACATGAGGCGTGTCGGTTAGTCCGAGTATTTGAGGCCGGTTTGAGGCGTCAGCCCGGTCGTTTGAGAGTGTTTGAAATGCCCGCCCGTAGATGCTCTTAGCGTATTATGTATGCCCCGTACTGTGTGTTTTTTAGTGTGTATGTGTATTCTGTGTGCCTCGTACTGTATATGTTTAGTGTGTATGCCTCCTATTTAAAGCCATGTCTTAACATTAAAATAATCCAAATGCTTGTTCTTGCAGCTACATGATATTGTTGATGGGAGGATACACTCTTCACATTGTCTATATATGCGTAGTTTTCCTGTTAGCTGCAAGTGATGGACTTCGCATATACTCCCTTTGTACCGTAATACTTATTGTTGGGGAGAACCAGTACGTGCAAGTTTTCCAACCACAAGTATTGTAGTACAGAGCGAGTAGTAACTAGGAGGAGGATAAAACACAACAGTTTGAATAGGAACAGTTCGTAAGTTCACACAATGTATCAATACTTCCTCCGTCCTCGAATAAATCAACCTTTAGTATTCAAATTTATCATAAAAAATGTGTACTTCTATATTTTTAATGTACTTTAAAGTAGGAAAATGTACCTTTCTCGT contains:
- the LOC109763877 gene encoding probable pectinesterase/pectinesterase inhibitor 21, encoding MRLSEVRSVIVRPRVCRHLRGRIWCIRVSVDNHLPHAHVTLRHMHACGCVYPRGGADHLFSSCDSPYTSPPSQLRRRRSIHFFTSPARSPLVKSCLLRLSALSSTGTWPDSTRPDTMSKGAIIGASTVLVVAVVAAVCVVSFKGNGGDKGDGELTTSVKSVKAFCQPMDYKETCEAELTKVGGNATSPTELAKAIFEVTSEKIRKAISESATLEELKSDPRTSGALENCKELLEYAIEDLKTTFDRLGGFEMTDFNKAAADLKTWLSAALTYQETCLDGFANTTTDAAAKMRGALNASQELTEDILAVVDQFSASLGSLNIGRRLLGEEDGMPYWMNDGKRRLLEAEPSAPEFKPNVTVAADGSGDFKTIKEALAKVPPKSASMYVMYIKAGTYKEYVSVGRPITNLVVIGDGDDKTIITGNKNFKMNITTKDTATMEAIGNGFFMKGVRVENTAGAENHQAVALRVQSDQAVFYQCYFDGYQDTLYTHAQRQFFRDCTITGTIDFIFGNSQVVIQNCLILPRKPMDNQLNIITAQGRREKRSVGGTVMHNNTIEPHPDFKDSTGKIKTYLARPWKEYSRTIYIQNEIGAFIDPKGWLEWNGDFALETLFYAEVENTGPGADMSQRAKWGGIKTVTYADAQKEYTVEAFIQGEQFIPKYGVPFIPGLLPQSEAGRDH